A genome region from Marinobacter panjinensis includes the following:
- a CDS encoding urea amidolyase associated protein UAAP2: MIKQSALKPDNAAFRETVPAGEYFLKVVKAGQTVRILDLEGNQAADTLFYNAHNPSERYSAADTIREQGNVYLTAGSRLMSSENNVMLEITADTCGRHDTLGGACAAESNTTRYALEKKCMHACRDSWLVAVTEHEELGMTKRDITHNINFFMNVPVTADGGLTFADGISDAGKYVELEAKMDVLVMISNCPQLNNPCNGWNPTPIEVLVWS, translated from the coding sequence ATGATCAAGCAAAGCGCATTGAAACCCGACAACGCCGCCTTCCGCGAAACCGTACCGGCAGGCGAGTATTTCCTGAAAGTCGTTAAGGCCGGCCAGACCGTCCGCATCCTGGACCTGGAAGGCAACCAGGCCGCAGACACCCTTTTCTACAACGCCCACAACCCCTCCGAGCGTTACAGCGCCGCAGACACCATCCGCGAGCAAGGCAACGTTTACCTGACCGCCGGTTCCAGGCTGATGTCCTCGGAAAACAACGTAATGCTGGAGATCACCGCCGATACCTGTGGCCGTCACGACACCCTGGGTGGCGCCTGCGCGGCGGAGAGCAACACCACCCGTTATGCACTGGAAAAAAAGTGCATGCACGCCTGCCGCGACAGTTGGCTGGTAGCGGTTACCGAGCATGAAGAGCTGGGCATGACCAAGCGGGACATCACCCACAACATCAACTTCTTCATGAACGTGCCGGTGACCGCGGACGGCGGCCTGACCTTCGCCGATGGCATTTCCGACGCCGGCAAATATGTGGAGCTGGAAGCGAAGATGGACGTGCTGGTAATGATCTCCAACTGCCCGCAGCTGAACAACCCCTGCAACGGCTGGAACCCCACACCGATCGAGGTGCTGGTATGGAGCTGA
- a CDS encoding urea amidolyase associated protein UAAP1 has product MLDSLNSAAPLYDDLIPGGSHWSFIMRRGHVLRLIDETGGANVGMLMYNPENPLERYNMPDTLKNQHTFLLTRGHVLLSDMGRVFASVIRDDLGWHDTVSGTCNAELVEKRWGKKTYQEAHNHYHRNGSTSFLNELAKYGLGKKDLTANLNWFSKVQTDDDGNMAFDANHSHAGATVDLRFEMDTIVVLHTCPHPMNPASEYPSHPVRYQLFKSAPVNDADPCKLSSPEATRAFANTALYHLFQ; this is encoded by the coding sequence ATGCTCGACTCTCTCAATAGCGCAGCCCCCCTCTACGACGATCTGATTCCCGGCGGATCCCACTGGTCTTTCATCATGCGTCGCGGCCATGTTCTGCGCCTGATTGACGAAACCGGCGGGGCCAATGTCGGCATGCTGATGTACAACCCCGAGAACCCACTCGAGCGGTACAACATGCCGGACACCCTGAAAAATCAGCACACCTTCCTGCTGACCAGGGGCCACGTATTGCTTTCGGACATGGGCCGGGTGTTTGCCTCGGTCATCCGCGACGACCTGGGCTGGCATGATACGGTCAGCGGCACCTGCAACGCCGAACTGGTCGAAAAGCGCTGGGGCAAAAAGACCTATCAGGAAGCCCACAACCACTATCACCGCAACGGCTCTACCAGCTTCCTCAACGAGCTGGCCAAGTACGGCCTGGGCAAGAAAGACCTGACCGCCAACCTGAACTGGTTCAGCAAGGTGCAAACCGACGACGACGGCAACATGGCCTTCGACGCCAACCACTCGCACGCCGGCGCCACCGTAGACCTGCGTTTCGAGATGGACACCATCGTGGTGCTGCACACCTGCCCGCATCCGATGAATCCGGCCAGCGAGTACCCCAGCCATCCCGTGCGTTACCAGCTGTTCAAGTCGGCCCCAGTGAACGATGCCGACCCTTGTAAGCTCTCGTCACCGGAGGCCACCCGCGCCTTCGCCAACACTGCCCTTTATCACCTGTTTCAGTAA
- the uca gene encoding urea carboxylase encodes MELTGALNNPDKVLIANRGAIACRVIRTLREMGITSVVVYAEADADSLHVRQADEAYSLGEGSAAATYLDQDKLFEIVRKSSAGAIHPGYGFLSENADFARRCDAEGVVFLGPTPEQMEQFGLKHTARALAEEAGVPLLPGTGLLTGLDEAIQAAEAIGYPVMLKSTAGGGGIGMSRCYSAEELGKTFESVQRLSQNNFSNSGVFLEKFVEHARHIEVQLFGDGKGQVAALGERDCSAQRRNQKVIEEAPAPGLTDDVRTRMHATARQLGESIAYRSAGTVEFIYDPDTTEFYFLEVNTRLQVEHGVTEQVYGVDLVRWMVELGAGTLPDLKGLSGNLTASGHAIQARIYAEDPNKDFQPGAGLLTNVTWPDDEGLRIDTWIQPGTEVSPLFDPMMAKVIVHEQDREAARKRLMLALDDSRLYGIETNLKYVRQVLDDPRFVEGRLFTRTLNEFDYQPATVDVLSGGTMTTIQDYPGRIGYWEIGVPPSGPFDSYSFRLGNRLLGNPEKAPGLEITLKGPVLSFNRATQIVLAGAPLDATLNDEPVGFWQVIDVPAGATLKLGATTGDGARAYVLFRGGLDCPEYLTSCSTFTLGQFGGHCGRALRAGDVLALSDATPVAATTLPNELKPTIGKTWKLHVTYGPHGAPDYFTGQDIDTFFSSDWEIHYNSSRTGVRLIGPKPEWARSDGGEAGMHPSNIHDNAYAVGTVDFTGDMPVILGPDGPSLGGFVCPVTVISADLWKLGQLKAGDKVRFVPVSQDQAVALREALDESVATLTPATARITPIKPETPILDSLSTSDHETGVVYRAAGDNYVLVEYGPMELDIRLRFRAHALMLWLREQNHDAILELTPGIRSLQVHYDSQTLNQRTLLDLLISAEKALEKQPEWDVPARIVHLPLSWDDEACQTAIAKYMQSVRKDAPWCPSNLEFIRRINGLNSIDDVKKTVFDASYLVMGLGDVYLGAPVATPLDPRHRLVTTKYNPARTWTAENSVGIGGAYLCIYGMEGPGGYQFVGRTLQMWNRYRTTDFFEPGKPWLLRFFDQVRFYEVSAEELQQIRRDFPNGDYPIKVEETRFNLKDYERFLSENNDEIQTFTDKRKQAFDEELQRWIESGQINFSSEAPIEDTGEDDIANLPAGQHAVESHVAGNLWECLVKPGDTIEAQRPVAVVESMKMEIELLSPIAGRVVDVRREAGQAVSPGTPVVIVEEITE; translated from the coding sequence ATGGAGCTGACCGGCGCCCTCAATAACCCCGACAAAGTCCTGATTGCCAATCGCGGCGCCATTGCCTGCCGGGTGATTCGCACCCTGCGGGAAATGGGGATCACTTCGGTGGTGGTCTACGCCGAGGCGGATGCCGACTCCCTGCATGTGCGACAGGCAGACGAAGCTTACTCGCTGGGTGAAGGCTCGGCCGCAGCCACCTATCTGGACCAGGACAAGCTTTTCGAGATCGTCCGCAAGAGCAGCGCGGGCGCCATCCATCCGGGCTATGGATTTCTCAGCGAAAACGCGGATTTTGCCCGTCGTTGTGATGCCGAGGGCGTGGTGTTCCTCGGCCCTACGCCCGAACAGATGGAGCAATTCGGCCTCAAGCACACCGCCCGGGCTCTGGCCGAGGAAGCTGGCGTACCACTGCTGCCCGGCACCGGCCTGCTGACGGGTCTGGACGAAGCGATACAGGCGGCTGAGGCAATCGGCTATCCGGTGATGCTGAAAAGCACTGCCGGCGGTGGTGGCATTGGCATGTCCCGCTGTTACAGCGCCGAGGAGCTGGGCAAGACTTTCGAGTCGGTACAGCGCCTGAGCCAGAACAACTTCAGCAACAGCGGCGTGTTCCTGGAAAAATTCGTGGAGCACGCGCGCCATATTGAAGTGCAGCTGTTCGGAGACGGAAAAGGCCAGGTGGCTGCCCTGGGCGAGCGGGACTGCTCCGCCCAGCGCCGGAACCAGAAGGTGATCGAGGAAGCGCCTGCGCCCGGTCTGACCGACGACGTCCGCACCCGCATGCATGCCACCGCCCGCCAGCTGGGCGAAAGCATTGCCTACCGCAGTGCCGGCACCGTGGAGTTTATCTACGACCCGGACACCACCGAGTTCTACTTCCTGGAAGTGAACACCCGCTTACAGGTAGAGCACGGTGTCACCGAACAGGTTTACGGTGTGGACCTGGTGCGCTGGATGGTGGAACTCGGGGCCGGCACCCTGCCCGATCTGAAAGGGCTGAGTGGCAACCTTACTGCTTCCGGACATGCCATTCAGGCGCGCATCTATGCCGAGGATCCCAACAAGGATTTCCAGCCCGGTGCAGGTTTGCTGACAAACGTAACCTGGCCAGATGATGAAGGCCTGCGGATTGACACCTGGATACAGCCGGGCACCGAAGTCTCGCCCCTGTTCGACCCCATGATGGCCAAGGTCATTGTGCATGAGCAGGACCGCGAGGCAGCCCGCAAGCGGTTGATGCTAGCCCTGGATGACAGTCGGCTGTATGGCATTGAAACCAACCTGAAGTACGTTCGCCAGGTGCTGGATGACCCGCGTTTTGTGGAAGGCCGCCTGTTCACTCGCACCCTCAATGAATTCGACTACCAGCCAGCCACCGTGGACGTGCTCAGTGGCGGCACAATGACGACTATCCAGGATTACCCCGGACGGATCGGCTACTGGGAAATCGGTGTACCGCCATCCGGCCCTTTCGACAGCTACTCGTTCCGGCTCGGTAACCGACTGCTGGGCAACCCGGAAAAAGCACCGGGCCTGGAAATCACCCTCAAGGGGCCGGTGCTCAGCTTTAACCGGGCCACCCAGATTGTGCTTGCAGGCGCACCACTGGACGCCACCCTGAACGATGAGCCGGTGGGTTTCTGGCAGGTGATCGACGTGCCCGCCGGCGCCACCCTGAAACTCGGAGCCACCACCGGCGATGGTGCACGGGCCTATGTGCTATTCCGTGGCGGCCTGGATTGCCCGGAATACCTCACCTCCTGCAGTACGTTTACCCTGGGACAGTTTGGCGGTCACTGTGGCCGGGCCCTGCGGGCCGGGGATGTGCTGGCTTTGAGCGACGCCACGCCCGTTGCTGCCACTACCCTGCCCAACGAGCTGAAACCGACCATCGGCAAGACCTGGAAGCTCCATGTGACCTATGGCCCCCACGGGGCGCCGGACTATTTCACCGGCCAGGACATCGACACCTTTTTCAGCAGCGACTGGGAAATCCACTACAACTCCAGCCGCACCGGCGTTCGCCTGATCGGCCCGAAACCGGAATGGGCCCGCAGCGACGGCGGCGAAGCCGGTATGCATCCCTCCAACATTCACGATAACGCCTACGCCGTGGGCACCGTGGATTTCACCGGCGACATGCCGGTGATCCTCGGCCCCGATGGCCCCAGCCTGGGTGGCTTCGTCTGCCCGGTCACCGTGATCAGCGCCGATCTGTGGAAACTGGGCCAGCTCAAGGCCGGCGACAAGGTGCGGTTTGTGCCGGTCAGCCAGGACCAGGCCGTTGCCCTAAGGGAAGCGCTGGACGAGTCCGTTGCAACGCTGACGCCTGCCACCGCACGTATCACGCCTATCAAACCGGAAACCCCGATTCTGGATTCGCTGAGTACCAGCGACCATGAAACCGGTGTGGTGTACCGGGCCGCCGGCGACAACTACGTGCTGGTGGAATACGGCCCCATGGAGCTGGATATTCGACTGCGCTTCCGCGCCCACGCCCTGATGCTGTGGCTGCGTGAACAAAACCACGACGCCATTCTGGAACTCACACCGGGCATCCGCTCCCTGCAGGTGCATTACGACAGCCAGACACTGAATCAGCGCACGCTGCTTGACCTGCTGATCAGTGCCGAAAAGGCACTGGAAAAGCAGCCGGAATGGGACGTGCCGGCGCGCATCGTGCACCTGCCCCTGTCCTGGGACGACGAAGCCTGCCAGACCGCAATCGCCAAATACATGCAGTCGGTGCGCAAGGACGCCCCCTGGTGCCCGAGCAACCTGGAGTTCATCCGCCGCATTAATGGCCTGAACAGCATCGACGACGTGAAAAAAACCGTCTTCGATGCGAGCTATCTGGTGATGGGCCTGGGTGATGTCTATCTGGGCGCACCGGTTGCCACCCCTCTGGACCCCCGCCACCGGCTGGTCACCACCAAGTACAACCCGGCCCGCACCTGGACCGCGGAAAACTCCGTGGGCATTGGCGGCGCCTATCTGTGCATCTACGGCATGGAAGGCCCGGGCGGCTACCAGTTTGTCGGTCGCACCCTGCAGATGTGGAACCGTTACCGCACCACAGACTTCTTCGAGCCCGGCAAGCCCTGGCTGCTGCGGTTTTTCGACCAGGTACGTTTCTACGAGGTCAGCGCCGAAGAGCTGCAGCAGATTCGTCGGGACTTCCCGAACGGTGACTACCCGATCAAGGTCGAGGAAACCCGCTTCAACCTGAAGGACTACGAGCGGTTTCTTTCGGAAAACAACGACGAGATCCAGACCTTCACTGATAAACGAAAGCAGGCATTCGATGAGGAACTGCAGCGCTGGATCGAATCCGGCCAGATCAATTTCAGTTCCGAAGCGCCCATCGAGGACACCGGCGAGGACGACATCGCCAACCTGCCCGCCGGCCAGCATGCAGTGGAAAGCCACGTGGCTGGCAACCTTTGGGAATGCCTGGTCAAGCCCGGCGACACCATAGAAGCCCAGCGCCCGGTGGCCGTTGTCGAATCCATGAAGATGGAGATTGAGCTACTGAGCCCGATTGCCGGCCGCGTGGTCGACGTGCGCCGAGAGGCCGGCCAGGCGGTCTCACCGGGAACGCCAGTGGTAATCGTGGAAGAAATTACCGAGTAA
- the exaC gene encoding acetaldehyde dehydrogenase ExaC, translating into MIYAQPGKEGSVVSFKPRYENFIGGEWVAPAKGQYFENITPVTGDLICEIPRSTAEDIELALDAAHKAAPAWGKTSTTERSNILLKIADRIEQNIEMLAVAETWDNGKAVRETINADLPLAVDHFRYFAGCIRAQEDTSSAIDNNTVAYHYHEPLGVVGQIIPWNFPLLMAVWKLAPCLAAGNCTVMKPAEQTPASILILMDLIGDLLPPGVINIVNGYGIEAGQALATSKRIAKIAFTGSTPVGAHILKCAAENIIPSTVELGGKSPNIYFSDVMQAEPEFIDKCVEGLVLAFFNQGEVCTCPSRALVQEDMYDEFMAKVIERTKSIKRGNPLDTDVQVGAQASKEQFDKIMSYLEIGKQEGAEVLTGGGREEMEGEFNNGFYIQPTLFKGKNNMRVFQEEIFGPVVGVTTFKDEEEALAIANDTEFGLGAGLWTRDINRAYRMGRGIQAGRVWTNCYHQYPAHAAFGGYKKSGVGRENHKMALDHYQQTKNLLVSYDINPLGFF; encoded by the coding sequence ATGATCTACGCACAACCAGGAAAGGAAGGCTCCGTCGTCTCCTTCAAACCCCGTTACGAAAATTTTATTGGTGGTGAGTGGGTCGCTCCCGCCAAGGGTCAGTACTTTGAAAACATCACCCCGGTAACCGGTGATCTGATCTGTGAGATTCCCCGTTCCACAGCCGAAGATATCGAACTGGCTCTGGACGCCGCTCACAAGGCCGCACCGGCCTGGGGCAAGACTTCTACCACTGAACGTTCCAACATTCTGCTGAAAATTGCCGACCGCATTGAGCAGAACATCGAGATGCTGGCCGTTGCTGAAACCTGGGACAACGGCAAGGCGGTGCGTGAAACCATCAACGCCGACCTGCCGCTGGCGGTGGACCACTTCCGTTATTTCGCCGGTTGTATCCGCGCCCAGGAAGACACTTCCAGCGCCATTGATAACAACACCGTGGCTTATCACTACCACGAGCCTCTGGGTGTTGTGGGCCAGATCATCCCCTGGAACTTCCCGCTGCTGATGGCGGTGTGGAAACTGGCGCCCTGCCTGGCGGCCGGAAACTGCACCGTGATGAAGCCGGCCGAGCAGACCCCGGCCAGTATCCTGATCCTGATGGACCTGATTGGCGACCTGCTGCCTCCGGGGGTGATCAACATCGTCAACGGATACGGCATCGAGGCCGGTCAGGCGCTCGCTACCAGCAAGCGTATTGCCAAGATCGCGTTTACCGGCTCTACCCCGGTGGGTGCCCATATCCTCAAGTGCGCGGCCGAGAACATCATTCCGTCTACCGTGGAACTGGGTGGCAAGTCCCCCAACATCTACTTCTCCGACGTAATGCAGGCTGAGCCGGAATTCATTGACAAGTGCGTGGAAGGCCTGGTGTTAGCGTTCTTCAACCAGGGTGAAGTCTGTACCTGTCCGTCTCGCGCCCTGGTGCAGGAAGACATGTACGACGAATTCATGGCCAAGGTTATCGAACGCACCAAATCGATCAAGCGTGGCAACCCGCTGGATACCGACGTGCAGGTGGGCGCGCAGGCCAGCAAGGAGCAGTTCGACAAGATCATGTCCTACCTCGAAATCGGCAAGCAGGAAGGCGCGGAAGTGCTGACCGGTGGTGGTCGTGAGGAAATGGAAGGTGAGTTCAACAACGGCTTCTATATTCAGCCAACCCTGTTCAAGGGTAAGAACAACATGCGGGTGTTCCAGGAAGAAATCTTCGGCCCGGTGGTGGGTGTGACCACCTTCAAGGACGAGGAAGAAGCCCTGGCCATTGCCAACGACACCGAGTTTGGTCTGGGTGCCGGCCTGTGGACCCGCGACATCAACCGTGCCTACCGCATGGGCCGTGGCATCCAGGCGGGCCGCGTGTGGACTAACTGCTACCATCAGTACCCTGCTCACGCCGCTTTCGGTGGTTACAAGAAGTCCGGTGTTGGCCGCGAGAACCACAAGATGGCGCTGGACCATTACCAGCAGACCAAGAACCTGCTGGTCAGCTATGACATCAATCCACTGGGCTTCTTCTGA
- the pqqA gene encoding pyrroloquinoline quinone precursor peptide PqqA has translation MWTKPAYEDLRIGFEVTMYFANR, from the coding sequence ATGTGGACCAAACCAGCCTATGAAGACCTGCGGATCGGCTTCGAAGTCACCATGTACTTCGCCAACCGCTGA
- a CDS encoding TetR family transcriptional regulator has protein sequence MRRTKEDAEKTRQTVLEAALTLFSRDGYSLTTLSRIAKEAGCSRGPIYWHFQNKDDLYEAVLAYSQEPLEALVAECAGMWETPIEAMDRFIKQWLELLANNRQYRQSFEILLNKTELTDAMSRTLKRERALTKSIIGLFRDLVGQAVEQGLITTEEDPKDLGLLSYTYLMGITQTWLFAPKLFSLKRETPFFQRQFWALLGKK, from the coding sequence ATGCGTCGAACCAAGGAAGATGCTGAGAAGACCCGCCAGACAGTTCTGGAAGCTGCGTTAACACTGTTCAGTCGGGATGGTTATTCCCTCACTACGCTGAGCCGTATTGCCAAAGAAGCTGGTTGCAGCCGTGGGCCGATTTACTGGCATTTTCAGAACAAGGATGACCTTTACGAAGCGGTGCTCGCCTATTCCCAGGAACCGCTGGAAGCGTTGGTGGCTGAATGCGCAGGTATGTGGGAGACGCCGATTGAGGCGATGGACCGGTTTATCAAGCAATGGCTGGAGCTACTGGCCAATAACAGACAATACCGGCAGTCCTTCGAGATTCTGTTGAACAAGACCGAACTGACCGATGCCATGAGCCGCACGCTGAAGCGGGAGCGGGCGCTGACGAAGTCGATTATCGGGCTGTTCCGGGATTTGGTGGGGCAGGCGGTTGAGCAAGGTTTGATCACAACGGAAGAAGACCCCAAAGACCTGGGCTTGCTAAGTTACACCTATTTGATGGGCATTACCCAGACGTGGCTGTTTGCGCCAAAACTGTTTTCACTTAAACGGGAAACGCCGTTTTTTCAGCGGCAATTTTGGGCATTGCTCGGGAAGAAGTAG
- a CDS encoding putative urea ABC transporter substrate-binding protein, with the protein MKTSDLNKRLAAGLLTASLSMGALAEEKDSFSIAWTIYAGWVPWQYAEDYGIMEKWADKYDIEVDIVQVNDYIESINQFTAGQFDGVVATSMDGLSIPAASGIDTTALIVGDYSNANDGLVSKDATSIEELEGETVHLVELSVSHYLLVRALNTVGLEERDISVVNISDADLVSAFQTDDVRHVATWNPLLTEVTNYPGATPLFDSSQIPGHIKDLTLVNTETLEDNPKLGKALVGAWYETMSILASDSEEGQEARAFLGEISGTDQVGYEAQLEGMKMFWKPEDSVEFIRSEEAREAMDSVRQFSFDKGLLGQGAMSPDFVGIEFPDGSIMGDSSNVKLRFNDSFMQMAADGEI; encoded by the coding sequence ATGAAAACATCTGACCTGAACAAACGTCTGGCGGCCGGCCTGCTGACCGCGTCCCTGTCCATGGGCGCACTCGCCGAGGAAAAAGATTCCTTCAGCATCGCCTGGACCATCTACGCCGGCTGGGTGCCCTGGCAGTACGCTGAGGACTACGGAATCATGGAAAAGTGGGCGGACAAGTACGATATCGAGGTGGACATCGTGCAGGTCAACGACTACATCGAATCCATCAACCAGTTCACCGCCGGCCAGTTTGACGGCGTGGTGGCGACCAGCATGGACGGACTGTCGATTCCGGCAGCATCGGGCATAGATACCACAGCGCTGATCGTAGGTGACTACTCCAATGCCAACGATGGCCTTGTCTCCAAGGACGCCACGTCCATTGAAGAACTGGAAGGCGAAACCGTGCACCTGGTGGAGCTGTCCGTTTCCCATTATCTGCTGGTCCGCGCCCTGAACACTGTTGGGCTGGAAGAGCGCGACATCAGTGTGGTGAACATTTCCGATGCTGATCTGGTATCCGCATTCCAGACCGACGACGTTCGCCACGTCGCAACCTGGAACCCGCTGTTGACGGAAGTAACCAACTACCCTGGCGCGACGCCGCTGTTTGATTCCAGCCAGATTCCGGGCCACATCAAGGATCTGACACTGGTGAACACCGAGACACTGGAAGACAATCCGAAACTGGGCAAGGCGTTGGTCGGTGCCTGGTACGAGACCATGAGTATCCTGGCGTCCGATTCCGAGGAGGGTCAGGAAGCTCGGGCGTTCCTCGGTGAGATTTCAGGTACCGATCAGGTCGGTTACGAGGCGCAGTTGGAGGGCATGAAGATGTTCTGGAAGCCGGAGGATTCGGTGGAGTTTATCCGCAGCGAGGAAGCCCGGGAGGCGATGGACAGTGTTCGTCAGTTCTCGTTCGACAAGGGCCTGCTGGGCCAGGGTGCCATGAGCCCGGACTTCGTTGGCATCGAGTTCCCGGACGGCTCCATCATGGGCGACTCGAGCAATGTGAAGCTGCGGTTTAACGACAGCTTCATGCAGATGGCCGCTGACGGCGAAATCTGA
- the pqqB gene encoding pyrroloquinoline quinone biosynthesis protein PqqB, translating into MQIRILGSAAGGGFPQWNCNCANCDGFRKGTLNATARTQSSIAISEDGVNWILCNASPDIRAQLASFDAMQPARALRDTGIGAVLLIDSQVDHTTGLLMLREGLPLDVWCTAQVHEDLSSGFPLFRMLEHWNGGPRWHEVPCTDQKSFTIPCAQSLRLTAIPLLSNAPPYSPRRNNPHPGDNIGLFIEDTRSGETVMYAPGLGQPDEQILEWMRRADTLLVDGTVWRDDEMLRCEVGTRTGQEMGHLAQSGPGGMIELLDSMPAQRKILIHINNTNPILNEDSPERTVLAKHGIEVSFDGMHLDMVVPS; encoded by the coding sequence ATGCAGATTCGTATCCTTGGTTCCGCAGCCGGAGGTGGTTTTCCCCAGTGGAACTGCAACTGCGCCAATTGTGACGGTTTCCGTAAAGGCACCCTGAACGCTACGGCCCGCACCCAGTCGTCCATTGCCATCAGCGAAGACGGTGTGAACTGGATTCTATGCAACGCCTCGCCGGATATTCGTGCGCAGCTGGCTTCGTTTGACGCCATGCAGCCGGCCCGCGCACTGCGTGATACCGGCATTGGTGCAGTGCTGCTGATAGACAGCCAGGTGGACCATACCACTGGCCTGCTTATGCTACGGGAAGGGCTGCCACTGGATGTGTGGTGCACCGCCCAGGTCCATGAAGATCTCAGCAGCGGCTTTCCACTGTTTCGCATGCTGGAACACTGGAACGGCGGCCCGCGGTGGCATGAGGTGCCCTGCACCGATCAGAAGTCCTTTACCATACCCTGCGCCCAGTCCCTGCGCCTGACCGCTATCCCGTTACTCAGCAATGCGCCACCGTATTCCCCGCGTAGGAACAACCCGCACCCTGGCGACAACATCGGCCTGTTCATTGAAGACACTCGCAGCGGCGAAACCGTGATGTACGCGCCGGGGCTGGGGCAGCCGGATGAGCAGATCCTGGAATGGATGCGCAGGGCCGACACCCTGCTGGTGGATGGCACCGTCTGGCGTGACGATGAAATGTTGCGTTGCGAAGTGGGCACCCGCACTGGCCAGGAAATGGGGCACCTGGCCCAGAGTGGCCCCGGTGGCATGATTGAATTACTCGATAGCATGCCGGCACAGCGCAAGATTCTTATCCATATTAACAACACCAACCCCATTCTGAACGAAGATTCCCCCGAGCGGACCGTGCTGGCAAAGCATGGTATTGAAGTGTCTTTTGACGGAATGCATCTGGACATGGTGGTGCCCTCATGA